The stretch of DNA ACTGTTCGTACGAACAAAGTTTACTTCTCTACGAAAAGATGAACAAAGCTAACTGGGCGCGGCTTAGTTGACGCTACCAACATCATGTGGATCTCTGCCATAGATTGCTCAGTTTTCGCCAACTCAGGAGCCATCAAGAACCGTGAGAAGCCACAAAATCGCCCGTAAACTTTGTTTTATGTTTTTTAAGGCTTGGCGGGAGCTCCGCTATGTCATTTAAGAAAGGAGTAGCATGCAGTTCTTACAAAGTCTATATAttacataaataaataaagcTCGGACTCTAAGAAGGCGAACTTAATCATTGAAACTAGATAACTCAGGGGCACCGCAGGCCACCTGCCTACAGCCTCCATTTTTTATCTCGTGTATAACCTCTGCTGGAGTCGAAAGCTTTGTTTCCCTGACAGAAAATTCAGTAGTGTTAACCTGAACCGTGGGAAGAATTCAGAAGCCCATGAGAAGCACGAGAGACACAACAAGCGCACGGCTCTGATTCATTGTCAAAGGCGAGTCCAACCAAGGCGAGAGCCCCACGCGACCACGGGAGCGGAAACGGAAACGCGCCCACCAGCAGCGGCGGCTGCAGGTGGCCCGTCCTAATCAGAGCGGGACGGAGGGCAAACACAAAGCACGAGCGCGATAGGATACCGCCCCGATCACCCATCGCTCCGTGTCCCCcctctcgcctcgcctcgcctcgcctcgcgtcCCCTCCGCTCCCCCGGTGGGCGAGGCGAGCCGGCCCGGCCGCCATCGCCGTGACCCTGACCCATCGCAAAGCAAGCCAAGGTTCACCATACGCCGCCGATCGCGGCGCATCCACGTCGATCGCGCGCGGGCTACGTCTACGTGTGACTAGGTCCGTCTGGCTCCATCCGGGTACGCAGCCCGCCGGCCTGAAGGCCACGGCGCGTCGGGCTCTCGCCGCCCATCTCGCTGTCACGCGCCTCCACCTCCACTCGCCCCGTTTGTTCGCATCGCTCCTCCTCGCCCTCACCTCGCCACTACGCGTGTCCTTCTCACTTTCCCGTCCGCGGCGACACACACTGACACTCTACTTACCACTACTGGCAAGCACTGAACCCGGATTGGCATGGTACGCACCAGTCACGCCCTTCACCATCGCGGTCCTATCTTTTCTTTGCACAATAAAAAACATCGCTCTTGTGGTGAACTGGTGACAAATGTGAGGGAGGAAGGGGCCAAAAGGGGGGCAAAGTGAAGCTAGAAAGCTTTTTTTGGTAGGGAAAAGAAACCCTTTTCTTGACCGCAACATAAAGAGGGGGAAAAAGTGAGGCTGCAGGTAGACACTTGTCCTTTTCTTTCGTTCCCACCCTAGTCCTTTTTACATAGAAATCAACAGCATTGCTTGGTTTTATTCTCTCACTTACTTGCCCTAACATGTAACGAAGCAgaacacatatatataatatatatagtaTATTTGCTAAGTAGATAACAAGGATACGGTATACACGGTGCTAGTATATATGGTATAGTATACGAGTATATGAATCTGTACGGTGATTGCTTGTACAGGAGGGAGGCATGATTGATGGGAATGGCactgatggtggtggtggtgggcacTGGCGGAGCCTTTTGGAGGCCAACTTGGGCTCCGGCCCTCCCttactttcaaaaaaaattatgaggCTTTGGTTTATTTTGGTAATCCGCTTATTACAAGCAATTCACGCATCTGAGTTCATTTATGAATCTTGCAGGATTATCTAGAGAGGACCACGTACAATCATGTCTATTGCTTTTCTTACATTTTGCATCGTTTGATTGTGATTGTTGGATAATGCGTCGCGACGCTCTCTTTTTATTGTATTCGCTAGCTGTTGCTACCTCACCGGCTGCTGAACTCGCTGGGCATTGTCGCCTGGACATAGGAAGAAGAGCACAGGACTCCTAAAGGGCTACAGCTAGTCCCTTTGTCGATTCTTTTCTAAAACTTAACCTTGCAAATTCATAGATTCATAGTTTTTTGTGATAACTTGATTTTTATGCTAATTGCTACCCTCAAAAGCTTAGGTAGCTAGGTTTATATTATTTGATGCTCACACATATTTATGTAATACCATTGCCAAGCGTTCTCTCCATTGCGCTCTAGGGCGCCATGACATGTAGTACTTAAAGCTTGCTTACGGTGCGGCATGTCAGCTCTTTGAGTTTTGAACCTTCATAAATTGGGCCTCCTTAATTTTATCTCACGCTGGAGAGGGTAGAGTGGTAGGTAACTGAGGGCACGCTAATCAGTAATGCTCTGGTTTGGGATGTGATGATCACATGATGGCGCAGGCGTAGGAGGGGTCCTCCTCGCAGACGATccggtagccgccgccgccgcaggggtaCGGCTGCGGCACGTACTGCGGCATCGGGATGtactgcggctgcggcgggggcggcggcggggcctcggGGGCCTTGCCGCAGGAGCAGCAGTGGCACCCGCCGTGCCCGTGGTGGCAGCAGCACTCGGCCGGCCACGCCGGGAACGGGTACGGGTACGGCCACGGGTAGGGGACCTCCACcaccttcggcggcggcggggcgggctcctgcttgggcggcggcggaggagggggctcctccttggggggcggcggcggcgggggctccTCCTTCGGGGGCGGTGGGGGGTCGaccttcgccggcggcggcggggccggcttctccttcggctccggcggcgggggcttGGGCTCCTCCTTCTTGGGCGGCTCCGGCtccttgggcggcggcgggggcgggggctccACGATCTCGATCTCCTTGATGATCTTGCAGGCCTTGCAGCAGAGCTTGTCGGCGAGCTTGTCCGGGTCGAAGGGCCCCGTGACGATCACCTTGTTGTTCTTCTCGTCGTACTCGATATCGTCGATGCAGAACTCACCCTTCTCTGCAATCCCAAGTAGAGTTCATTGTCAGTCTAACAGTTGGTTGCTATCAGCGAGCTCGAACAGATaccaagaaaagaaaatttGCGGGAAGCTTCTGCCACCCtttcgaaaagaaaaaaaaagaaaagaaacaaaaacagagCTTTCTTGATCAGAGAGAACTCGCAACCATGGTTGCAAGCAAGCACGCACCTTGGATCCTGGTGAGCACCTTCTGGATCTTGGTATAGCAGCGGCAGCATTCTAGGTCCACCTTGATTTTGATGGTCGGCATCTGCACTAAAACACGATCAGAAAGAAATTCTTCTGGCTATTTTTCCTAATATCTGTACGTGTTTGCACACAAGATTATGCAGACAAACACAGGCGAGATGCATCGACTTCATGCACACATAGAATTAAACACAGATACGGCCAGCCACCTGTGTGATGGCAACTGATTTATGGGTACCAGCACGAAATTAAAGAAGAAAAcaatcaagaacaagaacagcaagaagcaaGCGAAGGGCCCGTTTGAAGCGTGGAACACACTCCAGAATAAACAAACTAATCAACCAGGGACAGGACGGCCCACTCTTGCCATCAAGAAGTTTGGCAGAAGATCGTATCAGCACGCAATCTTTACACAATAAATCCTCGAATTCCTCAAGAGTAAAGAACGAGAAGGACATGGAGGGAGTGAGAGCCAGCACCTTGGTTCCGCCGGCAGGcggcggaggaagaagaagaggtggtggtggtggtggtggagacaGAGAGAAGCAGAAGAGGAGGAGAT from Panicum virgatum strain AP13 chromosome 9K, P.virgatum_v5, whole genome shotgun sequence encodes:
- the LOC120649744 gene encoding protein PYRICULARIA ORYZAE RESISTANCE 21-like, with amino-acid sequence MPTIKIKVDLECCRCYTKIQKVLTRIQEKGEFCIDDIEYDEKNNKVIVTGPFDPDKLADKLCCKACKIIKEIEIVEPPPPPPPKEPEPPKKEEPKPPPPEPKEKPAPPPPAKVDPPPPPKEEPPPPPPPKEEPPPPPPPKQEPAPPPPKVVEVPYPWPYPYPFPAWPAECCCHHGHGGCHCCSCGKAPEAPPPPPPQPQYIPMPQYVPQPYPCGGGGYRIVCEEDPSYACAIM